CAATAATGGACAATCGATTATGTCCAAGAACCACCTTACTGTCTTGCCAGATACTTTGGGCATCAGGACCTCTATGGTGTTGGATGTCGAGTGCACTTTTTACAGCATCGACTTCCATGACGGAAATCTCTCCTGACTTTTTAATAATCCCGACTATGCCACACATACGACTACTGTAATGCCTCTTTAAACTTTTCTTCCCAGTTTTCTACAGGATGAAATTCCCGTAAGAATTGTTCGTCTGGGGTATAATTTCCAACATATCGAATTGCCGCAGTGATATTGGAGAGCCATTCTTCCAAAATGTTAGGCGATTCGACAAAAAATGAGGCTGGATGATTTTCCAAAACCTCTGGAATTCCGCCATTTGTAGATGCCACAATGACATTTCCACATTTTGCTGCCTCTACCAAGGAAAGTCCAAAACCCTCATCCCATAAGGAAGTAAAACAATACACGTCACTTGCCTGCAGATATGTTGGTAATTCCTGATTAGGAAGCTTACCCAAGAATTTCACATGTGTCCCGAAATCTACCTTGGCACTTAGATTTCCTATAATCTGAAACTTAACTTGGGGGAATTTGGCAAGAATGAAGGGGATAAGTTTTAAAAATAGTTTTAATCCCTTTTTGGGTCTGTCATTTGAAAGCCAAGTAATAAGGATATCCTCCGATGAATAACCCAATTTGGATCTGATATCTTTTTTAGCACTCGGATTTAATGGGAAATACCGCTTGGAATCTACTCCATTGCCTACAATCGAAACTTCCGGTGTAAATTCTTGATGGATATTTTTTGTTTTTTTATATCCCAATTGAGTCAAAAACAGCACTTTATCCACTTCATGAATCCAATCTCCTGTGGTCTTAAATGCATGTCCGTGAAACGAGTAAATCAATTGAAATTTTTTGCCCTGCATTTTAAGTGCTGCAAACCCTGCCAATAAAATAATATCGTCCATGACGATAACTTGGGCTTGCTGATCAGGAATTCCCAATTTTTCAAACGCTCGAATAAATTCAGAGGAACGATAGTAAGGGCTTTCGAAATAGGCAAACCATTTGGATAAAAATGGGACGCGTTTCTTCTTCGAGCAATAGATAAATTTAGATTCTGAAGGCAGATTTGGACAAAGAAAAAAATCTATAAAATCTGGATTTTTCTGATAGAACAAAGTTATCCTTTGTGTCCAACTTCCGATTTTTTGATCGGAAATACTCGTATTTGAAACAAGAATGCGCTTCATTTTATGAGATCAGAACTCTTGGAGTTCAACCATCTTACGGAACTGTTCATTAGATTGAAGCAGTTCTTGGAAATTTCCTGATTCAAGAATTTTACCGGATGACATCAAGGATATCACATCGGCTTTTTTCACAGTACTGAGGCGATGTGCGATGATGAGCATTGTATATTTTCCCATCAGCAGATCAATATTATCTTGAATTAACTTTTCAGTCTCTGAATCCAAAGCAGAAGTGGCCTCATCAAAAATCAAAATATCTACATCCTTAAATAATTCACGTGCAATAGAAACACGTTGCTTCTGCCCCCCACTGATCAGAATGCCATTATCTCCCAATCGGGTATTTTCCTTTTCGGGAAGGGAATTGATAAACTCATCCAACTTGGCAAGTTGGATCGCCTTTTCAAAATTTTTGCGAGACTCAGGTGTATCACCACTCCACAAGGTAATGTTGTTGAAAATCGAATCATTAAAAATGACGGGCTCCTGAGTAATGTAGCCGAATCGTTGTCGATAGGTAGATAAATTCACCGAATCTCTTGGTAAACCATTCACCAATAGTTGTCCTTCCACTGGATTTAATAATCCTACGATTAGATTAACCAATGAGGTTTTGCCACTTCCACTTTCCCCAACAAATGCGTAGGTCTTTAGAGAATGAATATCCAATGAAATATCTTTAAGAACCTTAAAGCCATTTGGATATTGAAAAGAAACATGATCCAATTCCAAGGCTTCAATTCTTTTAATCTCAGGATCTTTGCGGATAAATTCTTTGCCTTCATTAAACTCATTGATCAATTCTACAGAAGATCGAAGGCCTCCAATATTAGAAATAAATCCTTGCCAGCTTCCTTGAAGAGTAACTACGTAATTCAAGGCTCTATAGAGAAACATCAAGCTCAAAACAATGGAAGCCATGGAACCTCCCAAAAAATTAACCTGAACTACGATAATAGCTACTACAATGGTCAAAATCAAAGGCTCTCTTGCACTTGACATGATGGCGTTATATACCCCAATTTTCCGCTGATTACTTTCAATCCGATCAATTATATCCTTGAGTTTATTTTTATAAGAATTAAAGTAATCTGTGGCTTTTAAATACTTAAAATTATAGACAGCTTGTACTAAATAGCTTTGATAAACATGCCCTAAATTGGAAAGGCCCACAGAAGCTATTTCCGTGTTCTTGAATAATATTCTAAAAACAATATTGGATAAATACCCTCCCACTCCTACTAATATGGCAAATTGGAAGTTGGTCATCATCGCTAGACCGACATAGACTAAAAGTAAGACAGCGTGTTGGACAGAGTTAAAATAAGCTAAAAACCCATAGGTAAGTTTGATTCCTTCAGAACCCAAGGTGTTTTGAATTTTACCTGAATCAAGATTCAAAAAATTCCGATACTCCAAATTACTTAGGCCTTCTACAAGCCCATATCTTAATTTTTTAACAAATCGGTTTTGAATTTTGATTTTATACCATCCGTCGACAAATTTCAGTACTGCCTTGGTGGTAAATAAAATCACCATCAATACGATAACAGTATTCAAATTGACATCTAGCCCAATTTTATTCAATCCATCTAGCAAAAATTTGAGCTCTCCAAGCGATTCAGAAGTAGAATCTAAGGTAGTGGGTCCTGCTGCTAATTCAAAAACCGGAATAAACATGGCAAGTCCAAATCCATCTAATATTCCTACAAAAATGCTAAATGAGATAAGGATAAATATTCGATATCCTATGTATGAATAAAAAAATGCGAAGTGTCTAAAATACTTCTTTGAGAAATTTTTCAACATGTCAATTATTTTCAAGCTCTATGCTTGAATACAAATTTTTTAACTTTATAGTAAATGTTATACTTCAATATTTTCAAGAAATTGAAGCTTACCCGTTCGTCGTGTGTTCCATCATAGGCATCGTAGGCAGGATATTTTGGCCACAAGTTTAATTCGCCTCCCTCTTCTACGAGATAAATTAAAACCGCTTTGATGAAAATATTTTCCATAAATACGAGCTTTTCTTCGTTAAGAAACTTCGCTGCATTAGGATAAAAATATCGGGTATAAAAGTCCTTTTTCATCAACATCAAACGGGTGTCTGCCCATCTCAAATTTCTGGTAGGATTCACATAGAAATACTTTTCTACCTCGTTAGTCCCCTTGATCATGGCGGTTATATTTTTAATGATATACCGTCCAGAAATTTTGATGATATAGTCCTTTTCAGCTAAAAAACGTGAATTTTCAAGAGCATAATTGATTATCTCAACCTCTCCCCAAGACTTACCAAGGACACTTTTTTCGGAATAAAAAGTGAGATATTCTAGATTTGGAAATTTTTCTTTAAGGGATGATATTTTAGCTGAGTCATAATTTGAATTCTCAACGAAAACTACTTTGAAGCCCTTTGAAAGATAGAATTTTAAGGCTTTGTAATAATCCATTTCTCGATCAAAAACATTTGCTCTTCCTGTTTTAGATGTTTCTAGAAATGGTTTAATCGTACCCGTAAGTAATAAAACCGCTTGCATTAGTTAGAAAGTCTTTATTGACAACTTACCTATTAATTAATTAATAAATGGCAAGTTTCAATTGAGGCAAAGTTGAAATTTGTTTTAATAACCAATAATTGATGATCGCGCATTACCTTGCCCAAATTTGTAATCCAAAGATCATCAGGGTGAATTATCCTTTCAATTTCCGCCCAAAAAAGCCACTCTTCTTTTTATCGTCTTCATAATACCCATAGCCATAGCCATAAGTATATCCATAGCCATAAGTAACTTTAGATCCATCTACACCATTAAATACCCCATAGATATTTCGGAGACTTTTGCTAGTCTTCAATCCATTCAATGAATCTACAAAAGTTCTCAAGCTATAATTTTGTCTAAATACAAAAAGGGAAATGTCTACATGAGGAATAAGATCCAAGGTCTCACTCACCAATCCTACCGGTGGTGTATCAAGGATGATTATTTCGTAAGTATTCTTGAGTTCAGAGATTAAATTTTCGAAGTTTTTGGTAAACAAAAGTTCGGCAGGATTTGGAGGAGTAGGTCCAGAAACCAAAATGTCAAGATTATCAAAGCCCGATTTTTTAATCACTGATTTCCAATCTGCTTGACCACTTAAGACAGTGGATAATCCTTCGTCATTTTTGATTTTAAAGTCTTCAAAAATCTTTGGCTTCCTCATATCACAGCCTACTAGAACTGTTTTCTTTCCAGTTAAGGAATAGACAGAAGCTAGATTCATCGCACAAAAAGTCTTTCCCTCTCCAGAAATGGTAGAAGTCACCAGAATTGTAAGTTGATTTTCTTTTGGAGTCAGGAACTTGATATTTGCCCGAAGAGACCTGAACCCTTCAGCAATTCCAGATTTCCCTTGTTCGAATACTACCAGATTGGTTTTCTTTTTATTGTATAGGATGGTAGAAAGCAATGGTATCTTGAGCTTTTTCTCCAAATAAACGACATCCTCAATTCGAGTACGGGTAAGCTCACGAATCAA
Above is a window of Algoriphagus sanaruensis DNA encoding:
- a CDS encoding ABC transporter ATP-binding protein; protein product: MLKNFSKKYFRHFAFFYSYIGYRIFILISFSIFVGILDGFGLAMFIPVFELAAGPTTLDSTSESLGELKFLLDGLNKIGLDVNLNTVIVLMVILFTTKAVLKFVDGWYKIKIQNRFVKKLRYGLVEGLSNLEYRNFLNLDSGKIQNTLGSEGIKLTYGFLAYFNSVQHAVLLLVYVGLAMMTNFQFAILVGVGGYLSNIVFRILFKNTEIASVGLSNLGHVYQSYLVQAVYNFKYLKATDYFNSYKNKLKDIIDRIESNQRKIGVYNAIMSSAREPLILTIVVAIIVVQVNFLGGSMASIVLSLMFLYRALNYVVTLQGSWQGFISNIGGLRSSVELINEFNEGKEFIRKDPEIKRIEALELDHVSFQYPNGFKVLKDISLDIHSLKTYAFVGESGSGKTSLVNLIVGLLNPVEGQLLVNGLPRDSVNLSTYRQRFGYITQEPVIFNDSIFNNITLWSGDTPESRKNFEKAIQLAKLDEFINSLPEKENTRLGDNGILISGGQKQRVSIARELFKDVDILIFDEATSALDSETEKLIQDNIDLLMGKYTMLIIAHRLSTVKKADVISLMSSGKILESGNFQELLQSNEQFRKMVELQEF
- a CDS encoding glycosyltransferase family 4 protein: MKRILVSNTSISDQKIGSWTQRITLFYQKNPDFIDFFLCPNLPSESKFIYCSKKKRVPFLSKWFAYFESPYYRSSEFIRAFEKLGIPDQQAQVIVMDDIILLAGFAALKMQGKKFQLIYSFHGHAFKTTGDWIHEVDKVLFLTQLGYKKTKNIHQEFTPEVSIVGNGVDSKRYFPLNPSAKKDIRSKLGYSSEDILITWLSNDRPKKGLKLFLKLIPFILAKFPQVKFQIIGNLSAKVDFGTHVKFLGKLPNQELPTYLQASDVYCFTSLWDEGFGLSLVEAAKCGNVIVASTNGGIPEVLENHPASFFVESPNILEEWLSNITAAIRYVGNYTPDEQFLREFHPVENWEEKFKEALQ